A stretch of the Halomonas sp. BDJS001 genome encodes the following:
- a CDS encoding DUF2489 domain-containing protein — MNSTVALVLLVVAIAVVLGLCLYAWSLRKEVSRREAYRRDEDARAQQNSLENLDYVASALVQEQVDITEGAWRCKVLLEIIDPSLTERTEFQAFAEHYSRTQHLKTHSARQQLTARERMQEDKERLMAENDMREAVLEAARAVLKWRAQGKSALH, encoded by the coding sequence ATGAACTCAACGGTAGCGCTGGTACTACTGGTCGTGGCGATTGCAGTGGTTTTAGGGCTATGTCTCTACGCCTGGTCGTTACGTAAAGAGGTCAGTCGCAGAGAAGCTTATCGTCGCGATGAAGACGCTCGTGCTCAACAAAATAGCTTAGAAAACCTCGATTATGTGGCGAGCGCGCTGGTTCAGGAGCAGGTTGATATTACCGAGGGCGCCTGGCGTTGCAAGGTGCTACTAGAGATTATTGACCCTAGTTTAACGGAACGCACTGAATTTCAAGCGTTTGCCGAGCATTACAGCCGTACTCAGCACCTGAAGACCCACTCCGCGCGTCAGCAATTGACTGCCCGAGAACGTATGCAAGAAGACAAAGAGCGTTTGATGGCGGAAAATGATATGCGTGAAGCCGTATTGGAAGCCGCTAGGGCTGTACTAAAATGGCGTGCCCAGGGTAAAAGCGCGCTGCACTGA
- a CDS encoding DUF2970 domain-containing protein — MWSVVKSVLAALLGVQSNQKREEDFSSGRPAAYLITGVVITLLFVLLLVFLAMFAAR, encoded by the coding sequence ATGTGGTCAGTGGTCAAGTCAGTGTTGGCGGCCCTGCTAGGCGTTCAAAGTAATCAAAAGCGGGAAGAAGACTTCAGCAGTGGCAGGCCGGCAGCTTACCTCATCACGGGGGTGGTGATTACGTTGCTGTTTGTTTTGCTGCTTGTTTTTTTGGCCATGTTTGCGGCCCGCTGA
- the thrS gene encoding threonine--tRNA ligase, whose amino-acid sequence MPIVTLPDGSQRTFEAPLTIMQLAESIGPGLAKACIAGKIDGVLVDAADLIEQDAEVAIVTARDAEGLEIIRHSCAHLIGHAVKQMYPEAKMAIGPVIEDGFYYDIEFGQSVTPEDLEAIEARMQSLIEREYDVVREYVDRDKAMLTFLHRDEPYKQEIVRDIPDDATIRLYHHEEYVDMCRGPHVPNTRHLKAFKLTKMAGAYWRGDAANTMLTRIYGTAWGDKKQLKAYVKRLEEAEKRDHRKLARRLDLFHMQEEAPGMIFWHPNGWALWQQVEQYMRGVYKEGGYQEIRCPQIMDVSLWKKSGHWDNYADGMFFTESEKREYALKPMNCPGHVQVFNSGLRSYRELPVRFGEFGGCHRNEPSGALHGIMRVRAFTQDDGHVFCTEAQVEPEVTAFHRQALKVYGDFGFDDIAIKIALRPEKRIGSDEVWDRAEDALRSALKSCGVEWQELPGEGAFYGPKIEYHMKDCLGREWQVGTMQVDFMMPERLGAQYVTEEGQRKSPVMLHRAIVGSMERFIGILIEHYAGAMPLWLAPQQAVVMTITDSQREYALELEKRLQKSGLRVKADLRNEKIGFKIREHTLQKVPYLLVVGDKEVEADSVAVRTRSGENLGTMTVDEFIERHTAERAALATSSIA is encoded by the coding sequence ATGCCTATTGTTACTCTGCCTGACGGCAGCCAAAGAACGTTTGAAGCACCGCTAACCATTATGCAGCTGGCAGAATCCATTGGCCCTGGTTTGGCTAAGGCCTGTATCGCTGGAAAGATCGATGGTGTGCTGGTAGATGCCGCTGACCTGATCGAGCAAGATGCGGAAGTGGCTATCGTTACCGCCCGTGACGCTGAAGGGCTGGAGATTATTCGCCACTCCTGCGCTCACCTTATTGGTCATGCGGTTAAGCAGATGTACCCCGAGGCCAAAATGGCTATCGGTCCGGTTATCGAAGATGGTTTCTACTACGATATTGAGTTTGGTCAGTCGGTCACACCAGAAGACCTGGAAGCCATCGAAGCGCGTATGCAGTCACTGATCGAGCGCGAGTACGATGTGGTGCGCGAATATGTTGATCGCGACAAGGCCATGCTAACCTTTTTGCACCGTGATGAGCCTTATAAGCAGGAGATTGTGCGCGATATTCCCGATGATGCGACGATCCGGCTTTATCACCATGAAGAGTATGTCGACATGTGCCGCGGGCCGCACGTGCCGAATACTCGCCACTTAAAAGCCTTCAAACTTACCAAAATGGCAGGTGCCTACTGGCGTGGTGACGCCGCCAATACCATGCTAACGCGTATCTATGGCACTGCATGGGGCGATAAGAAGCAGCTTAAAGCTTACGTTAAGCGTCTTGAAGAGGCAGAGAAGCGCGATCATCGTAAGCTGGCGCGTCGTTTGGATCTCTTCCACATGCAGGAAGAGGCGCCGGGAATGATATTCTGGCACCCAAATGGCTGGGCGCTATGGCAGCAGGTCGAACAATATATGCGAGGCGTCTACAAAGAGGGGGGGTATCAGGAAATACGCTGCCCCCAGATTATGGACGTATCGCTTTGGAAGAAATCAGGGCACTGGGATAACTACGCGGACGGCATGTTCTTTACTGAGTCTGAAAAGCGTGAGTATGCCCTTAAGCCGATGAACTGTCCTGGGCACGTTCAGGTGTTTAATTCCGGCTTGCGCAGCTATCGTGAATTGCCCGTTCGTTTTGGTGAGTTTGGTGGTTGCCACCGTAATGAGCCGTCGGGTGCTTTGCACGGTATCATGCGTGTGCGGGCATTTACCCAAGATGATGGCCATGTGTTTTGTACAGAAGCTCAAGTTGAGCCTGAAGTAACTGCTTTTCATCGTCAAGCGTTGAAGGTTTATGGCGATTTCGGCTTTGATGATATTGCTATTAAGATTGCTCTTCGCCCAGAAAAACGCATTGGCAGTGATGAGGTTTGGGATCGTGCAGAAGATGCACTGCGCAGCGCATTAAAAAGCTGCGGCGTAGAGTGGCAGGAACTTCCTGGCGAAGGTGCGTTCTATGGCCCCAAGATTGAGTACCACATGAAAGATTGCCTGGGGCGCGAATGGCAGGTTGGCACTATGCAGGTCGATTTTATGATGCCAGAGCGACTTGGAGCCCAATATGTCACCGAAGAGGGGCAGCGCAAGTCGCCGGTGATGCTGCATCGTGCTATTGTTGGCTCCATGGAGCGCTTCATTGGCATCTTGATTGAACATTATGCTGGCGCTATGCCATTATGGCTGGCACCTCAGCAGGCGGTTGTCATGACGATCACCGATTCACAGCGTGAATATGCGCTCGAATTAGAGAAACGTCTGCAAAAAAGTGGCTTGCGTGTTAAAGCGGACTTGAGGAACGAGAAGATCGGCTTTAAAATCCGTGAGCATACGTTACAGAAAGTTCCCTATCTCCTTGTGGTGGGAGATAAGGAAGTCGAAGCTGACTCAGTGGCCGTGCGAACACGCAGCGGCGAAAACCTCGGTACAATGACGGTCGATGAATTTATTGAACGCCATACTGCCGAGCGAGCAGCCCTGGCGACATCGTCAATTGCCTAA
- a CDS encoding cytochrome c oxidase subunit 3, whose amino-acid sequence MSSGSYYVPASSRWPVLGSVALGAMMVGTGIKLVYDTGLPLVLIGVVGVIAVMALWFRDVISESRGGLYDAQMDRSFRWGMGWFIFSEVMFFAAFFGALFYVRMFAIPWLGGEGAKGVSALLWPDFVATWPLLNPPDSSIVGARQVFSPWQLPLVNTLILITSSITLTIAHEALKEGYRKTCRNWLAGTVLLGVCFILIQGVEYYEAYAHYGITLEAGIFGATFFILTGFHGVHVIIGTLILATMLVRIIKGHFADENHFGFEASCWYWHFVDVVWVGLFIFVYVL is encoded by the coding sequence ATGAGCAGTGGTAGCTATTACGTTCCGGCGAGCAGTCGATGGCCTGTTCTTGGCTCGGTAGCCCTGGGCGCCATGATGGTCGGTACCGGTATTAAGCTTGTCTATGACACCGGCTTGCCGCTGGTGTTAATTGGCGTAGTGGGCGTTATTGCGGTGATGGCACTCTGGTTCCGCGACGTCATTAGCGAGTCCCGGGGAGGGCTTTATGATGCGCAAATGGATCGCTCATTTCGCTGGGGCATGGGCTGGTTTATTTTTTCGGAAGTGATGTTTTTCGCCGCCTTTTTTGGCGCGCTGTTTTACGTACGTATGTTTGCTATCCCATGGCTAGGAGGGGAAGGGGCAAAAGGCGTTTCTGCATTGCTATGGCCTGATTTTGTAGCCACATGGCCGCTGCTGAATCCGCCTGACTCGTCTATCGTTGGGGCCCGGCAAGTGTTTAGTCCGTGGCAGTTACCGCTTGTTAACACGCTGATTTTGATAACTTCCAGTATTACATTAACGATTGCCCATGAGGCGTTAAAGGAGGGCTATCGCAAGACATGTCGCAATTGGCTAGCGGGCACGGTGCTTCTGGGGGTCTGTTTCATATTGATTCAGGGTGTTGAGTACTATGAGGCCTACGCGCATTACGGAATTACTCTAGAAGCCGGGATCTTTGGTGCGACGTTCTTTATTTTGACGGGGTTTCACGGGGTTCACGTCATTATCGGCACGCTGATTCTGGCCACCATGCTGGTGCGTATTATTAAAGGGCACTTCGCTGATGAAAACCATTTTGGTTTTGAAGCCTCTTGCTGGTATTGGCACTTTGTTGATGTGGTCTGGGTGGGGCTGTTTATCTTTGTTTATGTCTTGTAG
- a CDS encoding DUF2909 domain-containing protein: protein MWLQLLIAAVFIAMVISLAMGAGFLLRDHVSSRRLLRSLKWRIGLACLLMALIIYGYWSGQLG from the coding sequence ATGTGGTTACAACTACTCATTGCCGCCGTATTCATTGCGATGGTTATCAGCTTGGCCATGGGAGCAGGCTTCCTACTGCGTGATCATGTCTCTTCACGCCGACTATTACGCTCTCTCAAATGGAGAATTGGCTTAGCCTGTCTGCTCATGGCGCTTATTATTTATGGCTACTGGTCGGGTCAGTTAGGTTGA
- a CDS encoding cytochrome c oxidase assembly protein: MDDQEQAKVGVRRTVIRTVAVLVGMFGFAFALVPLYDVFCQVTGLNGKVDATAQSLVHEEVDESRYINVQFITRGSPGLPWQMSVEMRQMSVHPGQMAEVDFTFTNNSSSESWGRAVPSVSPSTATTHLRKISCFCFQEQQLQGNERLTIPLVFQLARDLPDDINTITLVYTLYPIEHVIQNAALDNTLKSSANSELVNDSKNNLSNTPKNNKAAGEAI; this comes from the coding sequence ATGGACGATCAAGAACAGGCAAAAGTGGGGGTGCGCCGTACGGTCATCAGGACAGTTGCCGTGCTGGTCGGCATGTTTGGGTTTGCCTTTGCACTGGTGCCGCTCTATGACGTTTTTTGCCAGGTCACCGGTCTTAACGGCAAAGTGGATGCCACGGCGCAAAGTCTCGTGCATGAAGAGGTGGATGAGTCGCGTTATATCAACGTGCAATTTATCACTCGCGGCAGCCCCGGCTTGCCGTGGCAGATGAGCGTTGAAATGCGCCAGATGAGTGTGCACCCCGGGCAAATGGCGGAAGTCGATTTTACCTTCACCAATAATAGCAGTAGCGAAAGCTGGGGGAGAGCAGTGCCCAGTGTGTCTCCCTCTACTGCCACGACGCATCTACGTAAAATCAGCTGTTTCTGCTTTCAGGAGCAGCAGTTGCAGGGCAATGAGCGGTTAACCATACCGTTGGTATTCCAGTTGGCGCGTGATCTGCCCGACGATATTAATACCATTACGCTGGTGTATACCCTCTACCCGATAGAGCATGTGATTCAAAATGCTGCATTGGATAATACGCTTAAGAGCAGCGCTAACAGCGAGCTTGTAAACGACTCTAAAAACAATCTCAGTAACACGCCTAAAAACAATAAAGCGGCGGGAGAAGCGATATGA
- a CDS encoding SURF1 family protein: MMKPSRQWRFYSWCLFWSLLVALGAYLGLWQWERADDKRLAIALRDAAPALVQPTESPAQGAQVTLRGQYLAEQTLYLDNRVVDGKVGVAVLTPLRDTHGQLWLVQRGFLATGPRREAPHVATPGGVVELTGEWQEVQAGGPLYGENREGVRLQQLSHDPWRASLGSFSYSGWLHASEGDGVLIPWWEANVMPPSRHMGYAFQWWGLALAALMVMFIGGRKLRRDKAQQSV, translated from the coding sequence ATGATGAAACCCTCTCGGCAATGGCGTTTTTATAGTTGGTGTCTGTTCTGGAGTTTGCTGGTGGCGTTAGGCGCCTATCTAGGACTATGGCAGTGGGAGAGGGCAGATGACAAGCGGTTAGCTATCGCTCTGCGTGATGCAGCCCCTGCCTTGGTACAACCCACCGAGTCGCCAGCTCAAGGTGCCCAAGTGACGTTACGGGGGCAGTATTTAGCCGAGCAAACGCTCTATTTGGATAACCGTGTGGTAGACGGAAAGGTGGGCGTTGCGGTACTAACGCCGCTACGTGATACCCACGGGCAGCTTTGGCTTGTACAGCGAGGTTTTTTAGCCACCGGGCCGCGTCGTGAAGCACCTCATGTAGCCACACCCGGTGGCGTGGTTGAGTTGACTGGTGAATGGCAAGAGGTGCAGGCGGGCGGGCCGTTATATGGAGAGAATAGAGAAGGTGTGAGGCTGCAACAGCTGAGTCACGACCCCTGGCGCGCTTCATTAGGTTCATTTAGCTACTCCGGCTGGTTGCACGCCAGCGAGGGTGACGGGGTTTTGATTCCTTGGTGGGAGGCCAATGTAATGCCGCCTAGTCGGCATATGGGCTACGCCTTTCAGTGGTGGGGGTTAGCTCTGGCGGCCTTGATGGTCATGTTCATCGGCGGCCGGAAATTGCGTCGCGATAAGGCACAACAAAGCGTTTAG
- the ctaD gene encoding cytochrome c oxidase subunit I: MAPKLPPQPSLQHSTTAVADGQSHGHAAPPKGILRWLLTTNHKEIGSLYLIFSLTMFFIGGIFALVVRAELFQPGLQLVEPEFFNQMTTMHGLIMVFAAVMPAFTGLANWMIPLQIGAPDMALPRLNNFSFWLLPVSFTLLLSTLLMPGGGPNFGWTFYAPLSTNFAPPSTTFFILALHIAGISSILGAINIIATILNMRAPGMRLMDMPLFVWTWLITAFLLIAVMPVLAGVITMMLMDINFGTSFFDAAGGGDPVLFQHLFWFFGHPEVYIMILPAFGIVSAIIPTFARKPLFGYASMVYATAAIALLSFLVWAHHMFIVGLPLVAELFFMYSTMLIAVPTGVKVFNWVTTLFRGSISFESPMLFALAFVVLFTIGGFSGLMLAIAPADFQYHDTYFVVAHFHYVLVPGAIFAIMAGVYYWLPKWTGHYPNEKLAQWHFWFSIIGVNLTFFPMHFAGLAGMPRRIPDYALQFADFNLLSSIGAFFFGASQLLFVLGVILCVRGGKKAPAKAWEGAEDLEWTVPSPAPLHTFETPPVFHRTSH; this comes from the coding sequence ATGGCGCCCAAACTACCTCCACAGCCCTCGCTGCAACATAGTACTACGGCCGTCGCCGATGGCCAGAGTCATGGTCATGCTGCGCCGCCCAAAGGTATTTTACGCTGGCTATTGACCACTAATCACAAGGAGATCGGCTCCCTGTATCTGATTTTTTCGCTGACGATGTTTTTTATTGGCGGAATCTTTGCTCTAGTGGTGAGGGCCGAGCTTTTTCAACCCGGCCTGCAGTTGGTTGAACCGGAGTTTTTCAATCAGATGACCACCATGCACGGTTTGATCATGGTGTTCGCTGCGGTAATGCCCGCGTTCACCGGCTTAGCCAACTGGATGATACCGCTGCAGATTGGTGCGCCGGATATGGCGTTACCCCGGTTAAATAACTTCAGTTTTTGGCTGCTTCCGGTTTCATTCACACTATTGCTTTCAACGCTGCTTATGCCCGGTGGAGGGCCAAACTTCGGCTGGACATTCTATGCGCCGCTGTCGACGAATTTTGCCCCTCCCTCGACAACTTTCTTTATTCTCGCCCTGCATATTGCCGGTATTAGTTCTATTCTCGGCGCCATCAACATTATCGCGACCATTTTGAATATGCGTGCACCGGGCATGCGTTTAATGGATATGCCGCTGTTTGTTTGGACTTGGCTGATTACCGCTTTTCTGCTGATTGCCGTGATGCCCGTTTTGGCGGGGGTGATCACCATGATGCTGATGGATATTAACTTTGGCACCAGCTTCTTTGACGCGGCAGGCGGTGGGGATCCGGTGCTGTTTCAGCACCTGTTCTGGTTCTTTGGGCATCCCGAAGTATACATCATGATTCTGCCCGCCTTTGGGATTGTCTCAGCGATCATCCCCACCTTCGCGCGTAAGCCTTTGTTTGGTTACGCTTCCATGGTGTACGCCACGGCTGCCATTGCACTGCTGTCATTTTTAGTCTGGGCTCACCATATGTTTATAGTGGGGCTGCCTCTGGTGGCAGAGTTGTTCTTTATGTACTCCACCATGCTGATCGCCGTGCCTACCGGGGTTAAGGTGTTTAACTGGGTGACAACCCTGTTCCGCGGCTCGATTAGCTTTGAATCGCCGATGCTATTTGCCCTGGCCTTTGTGGTGCTGTTTACCATTGGTGGTTTTTCAGGGCTGATGCTGGCGATTGCCCCGGCAGATTTTCAGTATCACGATACCTACTTTGTGGTGGCTCACTTCCACTATGTGCTGGTACCTGGAGCGATCTTTGCCATTATGGCCGGGGTCTATTACTGGCTGCCAAAATGGACCGGGCATTACCCCAACGAGAAGCTCGCCCAGTGGCACTTCTGGTTCTCGATTATTGGTGTCAATTTAACCTTCTTCCCTATGCATTTTGCGGGCTTAGCGGGTATGCCGCGGCGAATCCCCGACTATGCCCTTCAGTTTGCCGACTTTAATTTGCTCTCCAGTATCGGTGCCTTCTTCTTCGGTGCCTCTCAGCTGCTATTTGTATTGGGCGTCATACTGTGTGTGCGCGGAGGCAAAAAAGCGCCAGCAAAAGCTTGGGAGGGCGCAGAGGATTTAGAGTGGACTGTGCCTAGCCCTGCGCCGCTGCATACGTTTGAAACGCCACCTGTGTTTCATCGTACGTCCCACTAA
- a CDS encoding OmpA family protein, with protein MKKSTTGLLIGSALVVGLSGCASSASQSSGQASASSSDRSWYQHPAVCGLAGGLIGGSIGYATSSSSDEESGAATGAAAGAAIGGLLCADRTPEPVAPQCPSYGEVPAGVAVDAEGCPLDSDGDGVPDYRDQCPGTPAGVEVNANGCPLDSDNDGVPDYRDQCPNTPAGVEVNALGCPDSVVLEDVNFEFDSAQLTSNAQSVLNGVADRLVSNPDVRVSIEGHTDSRGSDEYNKNLSQERAQSVASYLASRGVEANRMRAVGYGEERPIASNETEEGRFQNRRVELDEWN; from the coding sequence ATGAAAAAATCAACGACTGGCTTGCTAATCGGTTCCGCACTGGTAGTTGGCCTTTCTGGCTGTGCCAGCTCGGCCTCACAGTCTTCCGGCCAAGCAAGCGCTAGCAGTAGTGATCGTAGCTGGTACCAGCATCCTGCGGTATGTGGTCTGGCAGGCGGTTTGATCGGTGGCAGCATTGGCTACGCCACCAGCAGTAGTTCTGATGAAGAGAGCGGTGCTGCTACTGGTGCCGCAGCTGGCGCTGCTATCGGCGGACTGCTATGCGCTGATCGCACGCCTGAGCCGGTTGCACCTCAGTGCCCGAGCTACGGCGAAGTGCCTGCTGGTGTTGCTGTTGACGCCGAAGGCTGCCCACTAGATTCTGACGGTGACGGCGTGCCGGACTACCGTGATCAGTGCCCAGGCACACCTGCTGGCGTTGAAGTTAATGCCAATGGTTGCCCGCTTGACTCCGATAACGACGGCGTGCCGGACTACCGTGATCAGTGTCCGAACACCCCAGCTGGCGTAGAAGTTAACGCATTGGGTTGCCCGGACAGCGTTGTTCTTGAAGACGTTAACTTCGAGTTTGACTCTGCTCAGTTGACTTCTAACGCTCAGAGTGTACTAAACGGCGTTGCAGACCGTCTGGTGAGCAATCCTGATGTTCGCGTAAGCATCGAAGGCCATACTGATTCACGCGGTTCTGACGAGTACAACAAAAACTTGTCACAAGAGCGTGCCCAGTCTGTTGCGTCTTACCTTGCTAGCCGTGGTGTAGAAGCTAACCGTATGCGTGCAGTAGGTTACGGTGAAGAGCGTCCGATCGCCTCTAACGAGACGGAAGAAGGTCGTTTCCAGAACCGTCGCGTTGAGCTGGATGAGTGGAACTAA
- the infC gene encoding translation initiation factor IF-3 — protein sequence MNERIVEEEVRLIGSDGEQLGVVPTTEALERAESESLDLVQISNADPIVCKIMDYGKFVFETKKQKAAQKKKQKQIQVKEVKFRPGTDEGDYQVKLKNLTRFLEGGDKGKVTLRFRGREMAHQDIGRKLMERIAADLEEIGVVEAFPKMEGRQMIMIIAPKKK from the coding sequence ATGAACGAGCGAATTGTCGAAGAAGAAGTGCGTCTAATTGGTAGCGACGGTGAGCAGTTGGGTGTTGTGCCCACTACCGAAGCCCTAGAGCGTGCTGAATCTGAAAGCTTAGATCTCGTACAAATTTCGAATGCCGACCCCATCGTCTGTAAGATTATGGATTACGGCAAGTTCGTTTTTGAGACCAAGAAGCAGAAAGCGGCTCAAAAGAAGAAGCAGAAGCAAATCCAGGTTAAGGAAGTTAAATTCCGTCCTGGCACCGATGAAGGCGATTATCAGGTTAAGCTTAAAAACCTGACGCGCTTTCTGGAAGGTGGTGACAAGGGCAAAGTCACACTGCGCTTCCGTGGTCGTGAAATGGCGCACCAGGATATCGGCCGCAAGCTGATGGAAAGGATCGCGGCAGACCTGGAAGAGATCGGAGTGGTAGAGGCTTTTCCGAAAATGGAAGGCCGCCAAATGATCATGATTATTGCCCCGAAGAAGAAGTGA
- the coxB gene encoding cytochrome c oxidase subunit II, with product MRSRWWWLMAISLAASESQAQSNGWNMPVGVTDVSSDIYGLHMTIFWICVVIGVVVFGAMFYSLFRYRHSKGAKAAHFHEHTSVEVLWTAIPILILVGMAVPATATLKNMYDSSDAELDVMITGQQWRWRYEYLGEDVAFTSNMSTPRTQISGEEARGEHYLLEVDEPLVLPINRKVRFLMTSDDVIHSWWVPDLAVKQDTIPGFINENWVKINEPGIYRGQCAELCGIDHGFMPVVVHAVEEEEFESWLAERKESAEQEAMGVDREWEMAELVERGESVYQSICSSCHQAEGQGSPPAFPALANNEQLISDVDWHLDKVINGVSGAAMPAFRSTLNPVEIAAVVTYTRNAWGNDTGDVVQPSEVAEIIAQ from the coding sequence ATGCGTTCACGGTGGTGGTGGCTAATGGCCATATCCCTTGCTGCAAGCGAGTCGCAAGCTCAGTCCAACGGCTGGAACATGCCCGTCGGCGTTACAGATGTAAGCAGCGATATTTATGGCCTGCACATGACCATTTTTTGGATATGTGTAGTGATTGGCGTGGTGGTTTTTGGGGCAATGTTCTACTCCCTGTTTCGGTATCGCCACTCAAAAGGCGCGAAAGCTGCCCACTTTCACGAACACACCAGCGTGGAAGTGTTATGGACTGCCATCCCCATTCTGATCCTGGTCGGCATGGCAGTGCCCGCCACCGCCACGTTAAAAAATATGTACGACTCATCAGATGCCGAGTTGGATGTCATGATCACCGGCCAGCAGTGGCGTTGGCGTTACGAGTATCTTGGCGAGGATGTCGCCTTTACCTCAAATATGAGTACGCCAAGAACACAAATCAGTGGCGAAGAGGCTCGCGGGGAGCACTATTTATTAGAGGTTGATGAACCACTGGTGTTGCCGATTAACCGTAAAGTTCGCTTTCTAATGACCTCCGACGACGTTATTCACTCGTGGTGGGTGCCGGATCTAGCGGTCAAGCAGGATACGATTCCCGGCTTTATCAATGAGAATTGGGTGAAGATCAACGAACCGGGTATTTACCGGGGACAGTGCGCAGAGCTATGCGGAATCGATCACGGATTTATGCCTGTGGTGGTGCATGCCGTAGAAGAAGAGGAGTTTGAGAGTTGGCTTGCCGAGCGCAAAGAGTCCGCTGAGCAAGAAGCGATGGGCGTTGATCGTGAGTGGGAAATGGCAGAACTAGTAGAGCGCGGTGAATCCGTTTATCAATCGATTTGCTCCTCTTGTCACCAAGCAGAAGGCCAGGGCTCGCCGCCGGCATTCCCGGCACTAGCGAATAACGAGCAGCTCATCAGCGATGTGGATTGGCACCTTGATAAGGTTATCAACGGCGTATCAGGCGCTGCCATGCCCGCTTTTCGTAGCACCCTAAATCCGGTAGAGATAGCGGCTGTGGTTACCTATACACGTAATGCTTGGGGTAATGATACGGGAGATGTGGTGCAGCCTTCCGAAGTGGCTGAAATAATTGCCCAATGA
- the cyoE gene encoding heme o synthase: MRNITMTLPTALPSMAWGWKELLGLCKLKVVFVMLVCAAVGMALATPGLPALTSVAFGLAGIGLASCGAAAFNHVIDRHLDAVMTRTSRRPVASKRLPVAIAIAWACLLSVAGVALLAWQVNPLTAALTFASLIGYALIYTAFLKRATPQNIVIGGVAGAAPPLLGWVAITGQITPEPLLLMLIIFAWTPPHFWALAIHKRDDYARAGIPMLPVTHGIPFTRLQIWLYGWLTVLTTLLPVMIGMSGALYLFIVVCLNARFMVWNWRVWRGQDSAAPIGAFWFSIRYLLGVFGALLLDHYAAVLVW, from the coding sequence ATGCGAAATATAACAATGACGCTACCCACGGCACTGCCTTCTATGGCGTGGGGCTGGAAAGAACTACTGGGCCTGTGCAAGCTTAAAGTGGTGTTCGTTATGTTGGTATGCGCCGCCGTAGGGATGGCGTTAGCAACCCCAGGCCTACCAGCGTTGACGAGTGTTGCCTTTGGACTAGCCGGTATAGGTCTGGCCTCTTGCGGTGCCGCTGCTTTTAATCATGTCATCGACCGCCACTTGGATGCGGTAATGACGCGAACGTCTCGCCGTCCAGTAGCAAGCAAACGACTACCTGTGGCGATCGCCATAGCTTGGGCGTGTTTGCTGTCTGTGGCGGGTGTTGCGCTATTGGCATGGCAGGTTAACCCCTTAACGGCTGCGTTAACCTTTGCCTCACTTATTGGTTATGCGTTAATTTATACCGCTTTTTTAAAGCGGGCTACACCCCAAAATATCGTTATAGGTGGAGTGGCTGGCGCCGCGCCGCCGCTTTTGGGATGGGTTGCAATCACGGGTCAAATCACCCCTGAGCCGCTACTGCTGATGTTGATTATTTTTGCTTGGACGCCGCCACACTTCTGGGCGCTGGCCATTCATAAGCGCGATGATTATGCTCGGGCAGGCATCCCCATGCTGCCTGTCACTCATGGTATCCCTTTTACGCGACTACAAATTTGGCTGTATGGGTGGTTAACCGTGTTAACCACCTTATTGCCGGTGATGATAGGTATGAGTGGGGCACTCTACCTGTTTATCGTGGTGTGTCTGAATGCACGCTTTATGGTCTGGAATTGGCGAGTGTGGCGAGGGCAGGATTCCGCTGCCCCTATTGGCGCATTTTGGTTCTCGATTCGCTATCTGTTGGGTGTTTTCGGTGCGCTATTACTCGACCACTACGCTGCGGTACTGGTCTGGTAA